The Neobacillus sp. OS1-2 genome includes a window with the following:
- a CDS encoding DUF6803 family protein, whose translation MNMTHYMGLLADNQPWNLIIFMAIPVICAETIAVTELAILFTRNLSGKLRLVNKITSIFVGFYFTGIFIYLLINAVIPITSKGEWHGWIDVVAVGFYLLGIIPLLGMALLDVNIISKNKSQEEKLKVHVVFVGMFLIFAHIAMIAGMVDPTVVSDMPTMGHNM comes from the coding sequence ATGAACATGACACATTATATGGGCTTACTAGCAGATAATCAACCATGGAATCTGATTATTTTTATGGCAATACCAGTTATCTGTGCTGAAACAATTGCTGTAACAGAATTAGCCATTTTGTTTACTAGAAATCTCTCTGGTAAATTAAGATTAGTTAACAAAATAACTTCTATTTTTGTTGGGTTTTATTTTACTGGTATTTTTATTTACTTACTAATTAATGCTGTTATTCCGATTACATCAAAAGGAGAATGGCATGGATGGATTGATGTAGTTGCAGTTGGGTTTTACTTACTTGGAATAATTCCATTGCTGGGAATGGCACTTTTGGATGTAAATATTATTTCTAAAAACAAATCTCAAGAAGAAAAATTAAAAGTTCACGTGGTCTTTGTTGGTATGTTTCTAATCTTTGCACATATTGCTATGATTGCCGGAATGGTTGATCCAACGGTTGTTTCTGACATGCCAACGATGGGTCACAATATGTAA
- a CDS encoding polyprenyl synthetase family protein gives MDCMNTELRINTDECYRVAEKRAAHYFKSLYVQVSKRSYVATLAEDFQSWKHNHIHHHPVLSLFLRRRRKPDSEGYHTYIQWLDYAGKLDNYLDRSISYIFMRDLGKALDTTETQSRIRRVVDSLKNALTTNRAEKREAFSMAWLYRWAQKEGIESTIIWMMDKLKTVSSHIPIGMDAEQAQRKLIKIIAGVLLHVMEELNDELSSTERAQKLDEAIRLGYSYGLTYPFIDDLLDSEVLSDKEKKQYSQMIRTTLITGAVPELGEWTGSNANLIKYIHLELKEAFEYIEAQQRPETRKTFFEEAYVFFQSQEVDRVKDLSNANYTNEDVYIPIILKSSSSRLIVRSVISAPEDKGFSSRTFFYGIYNQLADDFADMFDDMKAGAVTPYTYYMKYHDKRPDLINPFELYWTVISHLLHSVYHSDTKACEVILDRAINGLKRFKERVGMEKYNEVMTLFTTGNSKFNRMIQDMVRKADDVDFFDKLLRDHIITTLKNERREQEDFQTLIESVRIQINNILKIPKTQNDRFMNDPIIDAANYSLEGDGKRLRPIVTWVMGVNEYGLNQTAIVPLLRSLEYMHTASLIFDDLPSQDNASTRRGRHTLHMVYNTAIAELTGLFLTQKAIEEQASLEQFDSNTVLRLIHYSAQMTADMCKGQAMDLDSKGKQLSIEQLNRICFYKTGIAFEASLIMPAILANASGFEMEALKKYAHHAGIAFQIRDDLLDVEGDQTLLGKPIGLDAVNNHSTFVSVLGVAGARKEMWEHYCMAMESLQDVSRNTTFLKHLLNYFVNRNH, from the coding sequence ATGGATTGTATGAATACGGAGTTACGAATAAATACCGATGAATGCTATCGGGTAGCTGAGAAGAGGGCTGCTCATTATTTTAAATCACTATATGTTCAAGTCTCAAAAAGGTCATATGTTGCTACCCTAGCAGAAGATTTCCAATCATGGAAACACAACCATATTCATCACCATCCAGTACTATCCTTATTTTTGCGCAGAAGGAGAAAACCTGATTCTGAGGGGTATCACACGTATATCCAATGGTTGGATTACGCCGGAAAACTGGATAATTATCTTGATCGGAGTATTTCATATATTTTTATGAGGGATCTAGGCAAAGCTCTTGACACAACTGAAACACAGTCAAGGATTAGGCGTGTTGTGGACAGTTTGAAAAATGCTCTGACTACTAATCGTGCAGAGAAAAGGGAAGCATTTAGCATGGCTTGGTTATACAGGTGGGCGCAAAAGGAAGGGATTGAATCCACTATTATTTGGATGATGGACAAATTAAAAACGGTATCTTCCCATATTCCAATAGGGATGGATGCTGAACAGGCCCAGCGAAAATTGATCAAAATCATTGCGGGTGTTTTGTTGCACGTAATGGAAGAGCTAAACGACGAGTTATCCTCTACTGAACGTGCACAGAAACTAGATGAGGCCATTAGGTTGGGCTATTCTTATGGCCTGACATATCCCTTCATTGATGACCTACTGGATTCAGAAGTTTTATCCGATAAAGAGAAAAAACAATATTCTCAAATGATCCGTACCACACTAATTACCGGGGCTGTACCGGAATTGGGCGAGTGGACCGGAAGTAATGCCAATTTGATCAAGTATATTCACTTAGAACTCAAAGAGGCATTTGAGTATATCGAGGCCCAGCAACGACCGGAAACAAGAAAAACCTTTTTCGAAGAAGCCTATGTTTTTTTCCAGTCGCAGGAAGTTGATCGGGTAAAGGATTTATCCAATGCAAATTACACCAATGAGGATGTTTACATACCAATCATTTTAAAATCATCTTCCTCCCGCTTAATTGTCCGTTCTGTCATCAGCGCTCCCGAGGATAAGGGATTTAGCAGCCGAACCTTCTTTTATGGCATTTACAACCAGTTGGCGGATGATTTTGCTGATATGTTTGATGACATGAAGGCCGGTGCAGTGACCCCCTATACGTACTATATGAAATATCATGATAAGCGACCAGATCTGATCAATCCCTTTGAATTATATTGGACGGTCATCTCCCATTTGTTACATTCCGTCTATCATTCAGATACAAAGGCATGTGAGGTCATTTTAGATCGTGCCATCAATGGCCTTAAACGATTTAAAGAACGCGTGGGAATGGAAAAATACAATGAAGTGATGACGCTATTTACCACTGGAAATTCGAAATTCAACCGAATGATCCAAGATATGGTTCGAAAAGCAGATGATGTTGATTTTTTTGATAAGCTGCTTCGAGATCATATCATTACCACACTGAAAAATGAACGGAGAGAGCAGGAAGACTTTCAAACGTTGATTGAATCCGTACGGATTCAGATTAACAACATCTTGAAAATTCCCAAAACCCAAAATGATAGGTTCATGAATGACCCGATAATTGATGCGGCCAATTATAGTTTGGAAGGTGATGGAAAGCGATTGCGCCCTATCGTGACATGGGTCATGGGAGTTAACGAATATGGTTTAAATCAGACAGCAATCGTACCACTACTGAGATCATTAGAATACATGCATACCGCCTCCTTAATTTTCGATGATCTCCCGTCCCAGGATAATGCGTCCACCCGCAGAGGCCGTCATACCCTACACATGGTATATAACACGGCTATAGCGGAATTAACAGGTCTTTTCCTAACACAAAAGGCGATAGAGGAACAAGCATCACTAGAACAGTTCGATTCCAATACAGTACTTCGGTTGATTCACTATTCAGCACAAATGACAGCGGATATGTGTAAGGGACAGGCAATGGACTTAGATTCTAAAGGTAAACAATTGTCAATCGAACAATTGAATAGGATATGCTTTTACAAAACGGGAATTGCATTTGAAGCTTCCCTTATCATGCCAGCCATTCTTGCCAATGCAAGTGGGTTCGAGATGGAAGCATTGAAGAAATACGCCCACCATGCCGGCATAGCTTTTCAGATTAGGGATGACTTACTTGACGTCGAAGGAGATCAGACCTTACTAGGGAAACCCATTGGACTAGACGCTGTAAACAACCATTCAACTTTTGTGTCAGTCCTGGGAGTTGCGGGTGCTCGAAAAGAGATGTGGGAGCATTACTGCATGGCAATGGAATCATTGCAAGATGTGTCACGGAATACTACTTTTCTGAAACATTTATTGAATTATTTTGTGAACCGTAACCATTAA
- a CDS encoding LTA synthase family protein: protein MNNILQRGQGIFNKYIGFFFLTVIFLWIKTYIVQLTQFDLGIENSLQKILLFINPLGSALLFLGLSFFFKGRKKYISLIVIDFLLSFLLYANSLFYRFFNDFITLPTLTQTQNFGDVSGSVGSLIKPYDFLFFIDIILLICLLVFRFVQIEVKDMHRGKMTVLFTLSLAISCANLSLAEMDRPQLLTRGFDRNYIVKYLGMYNYTIYDAVKSTQASAQRVLADSDDITEVINYTKSNDAEPNSAYFGVGKGMNVIYLHLESMQNFLINYKLNGEEVTPFLNSLIKDQNTMYFDNFFHQTGQGKTSDAEFMLENSLFGLPQGSAFTTKGLNTFQAAPAILGQQGYTSAVFHGNSGSFWNRNEIYKSFGFNKFFDSNYYQINAEDEAEYGLVDKPFFEQSIPLLESLPQPFYTKFITVSNHYPYPINEEDATIAPAATGDKSVDGYFQTARYADEALKQFFDYLKESGLYDHSIIVMYGDHYGISENHNKAMAKVLGKEITPFESAGLQRVPLFIRVPGMQGGVNHEYGGQVDLLPTLLHLLGTETKDYVQFGTDLLSEQHDDLVAFRNGDYVSPTITAVDGKFYNSTTGMKLEDDKLEEAKKFKEMVQQKLSFSDKVVNGDLLRFYTPENFIPVDRSTYDYKKDSESVLLNK, encoded by the coding sequence ATGAATAATATACTTCAAAGGGGTCAAGGTATTTTTAATAAATATATTGGCTTTTTCTTTTTGACAGTAATATTCTTATGGATCAAAACATATATCGTTCAACTAACACAATTTGATTTAGGCATTGAGAATTCCTTACAAAAGATTCTTTTATTTATCAATCCGTTAGGTTCAGCCTTACTTTTTCTTGGCCTCTCTTTCTTTTTTAAGGGACGGAAAAAGTATATATCACTTATTGTGATTGATTTTCTTTTATCCTTTCTATTATATGCGAATAGTTTATTTTACCGCTTTTTTAATGATTTTATTACGTTACCGACATTAACGCAGACACAAAATTTTGGTGATGTAAGCGGCAGTGTGGGTTCGCTTATAAAACCCTATGATTTCTTATTTTTCATTGATATCATTCTTTTGATTTGCTTACTTGTTTTTCGTTTTGTACAGATAGAGGTCAAGGATATGCACCGTGGGAAAATGACTGTATTGTTTACCTTATCACTGGCTATTTCTTGCGCAAATCTCTCTTTAGCAGAAATGGATCGTCCTCAATTATTGACTAGGGGTTTTGATCGAAATTATATTGTTAAATATTTAGGCATGTACAATTATACGATTTATGATGCGGTTAAAAGTACACAGGCCTCTGCACAAAGAGTATTAGCTGATAGTGACGATATCACAGAAGTCATAAACTATACAAAATCAAATGATGCTGAGCCAAATTCAGCTTATTTCGGTGTTGGTAAGGGTATGAATGTGATTTATTTACATCTTGAGTCAATGCAAAACTTCCTTATTAATTACAAGTTAAATGGGGAAGAAGTAACACCATTTTTAAATTCATTGATAAAGGATCAAAATACAATGTATTTTGATAACTTTTTCCACCAAACAGGACAAGGAAAAACGTCAGATGCCGAATTTATGCTTGAGAATTCATTATTTGGCTTACCTCAAGGATCAGCTTTTACAACGAAAGGTTTAAACACATTCCAAGCGGCTCCTGCAATTTTGGGTCAGCAGGGCTATACTTCTGCGGTATTCCACGGGAATTCCGGAAGCTTCTGGAATCGTAATGAAATCTATAAATCATTTGGATTTAATAAGTTTTTTGATTCAAACTATTATCAAATAAATGCTGAAGATGAAGCAGAATATGGGCTAGTGGATAAGCCGTTCTTTGAGCAGTCCATTCCGCTTCTTGAATCTTTACCGCAGCCATTTTATACAAAATTTATTACGGTATCCAATCATTATCCATATCCAATTAATGAAGAAGATGCGACGATTGCACCAGCTGCGACGGGTGATAAATCTGTTGATGGATACTTCCAGACAGCACGTTATGCTGACGAGGCATTGAAGCAATTCTTTGATTACTTGAAAGAATCTGGTTTATATGACCATTCCATCATTGTGATGTACGGTGACCATTATGGTATTTCAGAAAACCATAATAAAGCGATGGCAAAAGTGCTTGGAAAGGAAATTACTCCTTTTGAAAGTGCAGGGTTACAACGTGTACCATTATTCATTCGAGTGCCAGGTATGCAAGGCGGAGTAAATCATGAATACGGTGGGCAAGTCGATCTACTTCCAACACTCCTTCATTTGCTTGGGACGGAAACAAAAGACTATGTTCAATTTGGGACAGACCTACTATCTGAACAACATGATGATCTGGTCGCCTTCCGAAATGGCGATTATGTGAGTCCGACGATTACAGCTGTTGACGGTAAGTTCTATAATTCCACTACAGGGATGAAACTAGAAGATGATAAGCTGGAAGAAGCAAAGAAATTTAAAGAAATGGTTCAACAAAAATTATCATTCTCTGATAAAGTTGTGAATGGAGATTTATTACGTTTCTACACTCCTGAAAACTTTATTCCTGTCGATAGGTCCACATATGACTATAAAAAGGATTCTGAAAGTGTTTTATTAAATAAATAA
- a CDS encoding YjcZ family sporulation protein produces MSGAVGGFGNGFALIVVLFILLIIIGASFVGGGGFY; encoded by the coding sequence ATGAGTGGTGCAGTAGGCGGTTTTGGAAATGGGTTTGCGTTGATTGTGGTTTTATTTATCCTGCTTATTATCATCGGTGCAAGCTTTGTTGGTGGCGGCGGGTTTTATTAG
- a CDS encoding Na+/H+ antiporter NhaC family protein, producing MDTNNKGHLWALLPFAVFLILFLGAGIVTGDFYKFPVIVAITMAAAVALAMNRKVSFNSKVEIFTKGAGDANIMLMVVIFLLAGAFSEVAKGMGAVDSTVNLALSVVPQNLLMVGIFIIACFISLAMGTSMGTIVALAPIGVGISDQTDISLALSMAAVIGGAMFGDNLSFISDTTIAAVRTQGTKMKDKFKVNFLIVLPAAIITCVILGVLTIGEQANITQQSFHWIKILPYLSVLITALAGINVFIVLSLGIVFSGAIGVVDGSYQLMNVIQKIGDGMAGMYEISFLAILIAGMVEIIKHNGGIDFLLYKVTRNIKSKRGAEFSIAGLICLTDLSTANNTISIIITGPLAKDISDQYEIDPRKSASLLDLFSCCIQGIIPYGAQLLVAAGVASISPISILHYSYYPILIGLCGIIAILTGFPRFSSKEVKSKTLNMVDNKIE from the coding sequence ATGGATACTAACAACAAAGGGCATTTGTGGGCATTACTGCCATTTGCCGTGTTTTTGATTCTTTTTCTTGGTGCAGGAATTGTGACAGGAGATTTTTATAAATTTCCGGTTATTGTGGCGATTACAATGGCAGCTGCCGTGGCTTTAGCCATGAACCGAAAAGTTTCATTTAATAGTAAGGTTGAAATCTTCACGAAAGGTGCCGGTGACGCAAACATCATGCTGATGGTCGTAATTTTTCTATTAGCGGGTGCCTTTTCTGAAGTGGCCAAGGGTATGGGTGCCGTCGATTCAACAGTTAATCTTGCGTTATCTGTTGTACCACAAAACTTATTAATGGTCGGTATATTTATCATTGCTTGCTTTATTTCGCTTGCAATGGGGACAAGCATGGGAACCATTGTTGCACTCGCTCCAATTGGAGTTGGAATTAGTGATCAAACAGATATTTCGCTGGCCCTTTCGATGGCGGCGGTTATTGGTGGTGCGATGTTCGGAGACAATCTATCATTTATTTCGGATACCACGATTGCTGCAGTTCGGACGCAAGGAACGAAAATGAAGGATAAGTTTAAGGTGAATTTCCTCATTGTCCTGCCCGCTGCCATCATAACGTGTGTGATTCTAGGTGTTTTAACCATTGGGGAACAAGCAAATATTACCCAACAGTCTTTTCATTGGATCAAGATCTTGCCGTATCTATCTGTGCTAATTACTGCATTGGCGGGAATTAATGTGTTTATTGTTTTATCACTTGGGATCGTTTTTTCCGGCGCAATTGGGGTAGTGGATGGCAGCTATCAGTTAATGAATGTCATTCAGAAAATCGGCGATGGCATGGCTGGAATGTATGAAATCTCGTTTCTTGCCATTTTAATTGCCGGAATGGTAGAAATCATTAAACATAACGGCGGTATTGATTTCCTTCTGTACAAAGTTACACGAAATATTAAATCAAAAAGGGGCGCTGAATTCAGTATTGCCGGTCTTATTTGTTTAACCGACCTTTCAACCGCCAATAACACTATTTCTATAATCATTACTGGCCCGCTTGCTAAAGATATTTCCGACCAATATGAAATTGATCCGCGTAAATCAGCAAGTTTGCTTGATCTTTTCTCTTGCTGTATTCAAGGCATAATTCCATATGGTGCGCAACTCCTTGTTGCTGCTGGTGTCGCCAGTATTTCGCCGATTAGTATTTTACACTATTCCTACTACCCAATCTTAATAGGGCTATGTGGGATCATCGCAATCTTGACAGGGTTTCCCCGCTTTTCATCCAAAGAAGTAAAGAGCAAGACTCTAAATATGGTTGATAATAAAATTGAATAA
- a CDS encoding YhgE/Pip domain-containing protein, whose amino-acid sequence MGKIWLIYKTDWKNIFSVPAVALLIGALMLLPSAYAWVNIKSMWDPYSNTSGIKVAVVNEDTGAEIQGKKINVGYDTVKNLKRNHKLGWVFVTKKEAVKGVEKGTYYAYLIIPEDFSKKLTSILEINPKKPKIVFGVNEKINAVAPKITSSGASSLTTQISQAFVKTVGDALFSGFFQAGVELEKELPSIQNVEKQIFELEKALPEIEEMGKKAIELEGKLLEIREKGQKVIELEQRIPEIQQAGSSILKVEANLPRIKEAGDKVLTVQGKLAELNRINEIISDVIANMKDIETNIQQGIVIAKEGDTDQANTSKNQEELTRLNEELVNIHNQVNQTLLSLQQKVAEGEEIIHKAGDFFQNEMPVVERKIHMAADFVRNDLPALEGDIRKASTLIQTKLPELEKAVHKAADLARNDLPGFETQIRNAADKIRKFEGSVNVNELIQFLKHDPQKEGDFLSSPVLLETKRIFPIPNYGLAMSPFYTMLALWVGATFLIASLRVDVENPDNVYKGYHLYLGRLLTFLTIGIFQGAIASLGDLYLIHTYVVDKLWFVLLCIFISMVFVIITFTLCSVFGNIGKGLAIIFLVLQISSSGATFPVSTTSSFFQMIYPFMPFTYAVSMLRETVGGMVTDVVVKDVLSLLVFASASFVLALLLKKPLSKRIQHTAERARSTKIIP is encoded by the coding sequence GTGGGTAAAATTTGGCTTATATACAAAACGGATTGGAAAAATATATTCAGTGTTCCTGCTGTTGCATTGCTAATTGGTGCTCTTATGTTACTTCCATCCGCCTATGCATGGGTAAATATTAAGTCGATGTGGGATCCCTATAGCAATACATCAGGGATAAAAGTAGCTGTCGTCAACGAAGATACTGGCGCAGAAATTCAAGGGAAAAAAATCAATGTCGGATATGATACCGTAAAAAATCTAAAAAGGAACCATAAACTTGGCTGGGTGTTTGTAACCAAAAAGGAAGCTGTAAAAGGGGTAGAGAAAGGTACGTACTATGCCTATCTCATAATCCCTGAGGATTTTTCCAAGAAATTAACGAGTATTTTGGAAATAAACCCGAAAAAACCGAAAATAGTATTTGGAGTCAATGAAAAAATTAACGCTGTTGCTCCGAAAATTACCAGTTCAGGTGCATCTAGCTTAACTACTCAAATAAGCCAAGCTTTTGTTAAAACAGTGGGAGATGCCCTATTCTCAGGCTTTTTTCAGGCAGGGGTTGAATTAGAGAAAGAACTGCCTTCGATCCAAAATGTTGAAAAGCAAATCTTTGAGCTTGAAAAGGCCCTGCCAGAAATTGAAGAAATGGGGAAAAAAGCAATTGAACTAGAGGGAAAACTACTGGAAATACGCGAAAAGGGACAAAAAGTGATTGAGCTTGAGCAAAGAATTCCTGAAATTCAGCAGGCAGGAAGCAGTATCCTAAAAGTGGAAGCAAATTTACCGCGGATAAAGGAAGCGGGAGATAAGGTGTTGACGGTGCAAGGGAAGCTGGCAGAGTTGAACCGCATCAATGAAATCATCTCTGATGTTATCGCAAATATGAAGGATATTGAAACGAATATTCAGCAAGGGATTGTTATAGCCAAAGAAGGGGATACAGATCAGGCAAATACATCTAAAAATCAAGAAGAATTAACACGGCTTAACGAGGAACTAGTGAATATTCATAACCAAGTAAATCAAACACTACTATCACTACAACAAAAAGTTGCTGAAGGAGAAGAAATTATTCATAAAGCAGGGGACTTCTTCCAAAATGAAATGCCTGTTGTTGAACGAAAAATACATATGGCAGCTGATTTTGTTCGCAATGATTTGCCTGCCCTTGAGGGGGACATTCGGAAAGCGTCTACTCTTATTCAAACAAAGCTGCCGGAACTTGAGAAGGCAGTTCATAAAGCGGCAGATTTAGCCCGCAATGATTTGCCGGGTTTTGAAACGCAGATAAGAAATGCTGCGGATAAGATAAGGAAGTTCGAAGGTAGTGTGAATGTAAACGAATTAATCCAGTTTTTGAAGCATGATCCGCAAAAAGAGGGCGATTTTTTATCGAGTCCTGTTCTTTTGGAAACGAAGAGGATCTTTCCGATTCCAAACTATGGCTTAGCGATGTCACCGTTTTATACAATGCTGGCGCTTTGGGTGGGAGCAACCTTCTTGATTGCTTCCCTTAGGGTGGATGTTGAAAATCCAGACAATGTATACAAGGGCTATCATCTATATTTAGGAAGACTATTAACATTTCTAACGATTGGGATCTTTCAAGGAGCGATAGCGTCGCTAGGAGATTTGTATTTAATCCATACTTACGTTGTCGACAAACTTTGGTTTGTATTATTGTGTATTTTCATAAGTATGGTGTTTGTTATTATCACGTTTACCCTATGTTCGGTGTTTGGCAATATTGGAAAAGGATTAGCGATTATCTTTTTGGTGCTGCAAATCTCTAGTTCCGGGGCAACATTTCCGGTCAGTACCACTTCCTCCTTTTTTCAAATGATCTATCCGTTTATGCCATTTACTTATGCAGTGAGCATGCTTCGGGAAACAGTTGGAGGGATGGTGACGGATGTTGTCGTAAAGGATGTGTTATCATTACTAGTCTTTGCTTCCGCCAGCTTTGTCTTAGCACTGCTCTTGAAAAAACCGTTAAGCAAACGGATACAACATACGGCGGAAAGGGCAAGGTCGACGAAAATCATTCCATAA
- the htpG gene encoding molecular chaperone HtpG: protein METKQFKAESKRLLDMMINSIYTHREIFLRELLSNASDAIDKIYYKALTDDSLTFDKDSYFIKVSADKENRILKIIDTGIGMTQEDLENNLGTIAKSGSLAFKSENEVKDGHDIIGQFGVGFYSAFMVADEVTVISKALGSDEAFKWESKGADGYTLVPCVKDAIGTEIILKIKENTEDESYDEYLEEYRLKGIVKKYSDFIRYPIKMDVTESRLKEGSEDEYEDVQEEQTINSMVPIWRKNKKDLTTEDYEQFYAEKHYGFDKPIKHIHISVDGAVRYNAILYIPEKIPFDYYSQEFEKGLELYSNGVLIMNKCADLLPDYFSFVKGMVDSEDLSLNISRELLQHDRQLKLIAKNINKKIKSELINILKNEREKYEEFYQSFGRQLKYGVYSDYGMHKEELQDLLMFYSSKEKKMVTLDEYVSRMPEEQKYIYYATGDSNERIDKLPQTEMVMDKGYEILYFTEEIDEFAIRMVMAYKEKEFKSVSSGDLGFDADVNKETESEEKENKELFDFMKDILNGKVKDVRVSKRLKSHPVCLTTDGAVSIEMEKILNAMPNNQNVKADKVLEINVHHEVFESLKNAFEKDNEKLTLYTNLLYSQALLIEGLPIEDPVEFTNDICKIMV, encoded by the coding sequence ATGGAAACAAAACAATTTAAAGCAGAATCGAAACGATTATTAGACATGATGATCAACTCCATCTATACCCATCGGGAGATTTTTTTAAGAGAGTTGTTATCAAATGCGAGTGATGCGATTGACAAGATTTACTACAAAGCATTAACAGATGATTCATTAACTTTTGACAAAGATAGTTATTTTATAAAGGTGTCAGCCGATAAAGAAAATAGAATCTTGAAAATTATCGATACCGGGATTGGAATGACCCAGGAAGATCTAGAAAATAACCTGGGGACCATTGCCAAGAGCGGCTCTTTAGCATTTAAAAGTGAGAATGAGGTAAAAGACGGCCATGATATTATCGGTCAATTTGGAGTCGGTTTTTATTCAGCCTTTATGGTTGCGGATGAAGTCACAGTCATTAGTAAAGCATTAGGCAGTGATGAAGCATTTAAATGGGAGTCTAAAGGGGCCGATGGGTATACGCTTGTCCCGTGCGTAAAAGATGCAATCGGAACTGAGATCATTTTGAAAATCAAAGAGAATACCGAAGATGAAAGCTACGATGAGTATTTGGAAGAATACCGCTTAAAGGGTATTGTCAAAAAGTACTCTGACTTTATTCGCTACCCAATTAAGATGGATGTCACCGAGAGCAGGCTTAAAGAAGGCAGCGAGGATGAATACGAGGATGTTCAAGAGGAACAAACGATTAATAGCATGGTGCCAATCTGGCGGAAAAACAAGAAGGATTTGACAACAGAGGATTACGAACAATTTTACGCGGAAAAGCATTACGGGTTTGATAAGCCTATTAAACATATCCATATCAGCGTGGATGGTGCTGTAAGATATAATGCCATTTTATATATTCCTGAAAAAATACCGTTCGACTATTACTCTCAAGAATTTGAAAAGGGGTTAGAGCTTTATTCTAATGGTGTTCTCATCATGAATAAATGCGCTGATCTACTACCCGACTATTTCAGTTTTGTAAAGGGTATGGTGGATTCTGAGGATTTATCATTAAATATTTCAAGAGAGTTGCTGCAACATGACCGCCAATTAAAGCTAATTGCAAAAAATATTAATAAAAAAATCAAAAGTGAATTAATTAATATTTTGAAAAATGAACGAGAAAAGTATGAAGAGTTTTATCAATCATTCGGCAGACAGCTAAAATATGGTGTATACAGCGACTATGGCATGCATAAAGAAGAATTACAGGATTTATTAATGTTCTATTCTTCTAAAGAAAAGAAAATGGTCACTTTGGATGAATATGTGTCAAGGATGCCGGAAGAGCAAAAATATATTTATTATGCGACAGGTGATTCAAACGAAAGAATCGACAAGCTTCCACAAACTGAAATGGTTATGGATAAAGGCTATGAAATTTTATATTTCACTGAAGAAATTGACGAGTTTGCGATTCGAATGGTCATGGCTTACAAAGAAAAAGAATTCAAATCAGTATCAAGCGGTGATTTGGGATTTGACGCTGATGTAAACAAGGAAACTGAGTCAGAAGAGAAGGAAAACAAGGAGCTCTTTGATTTTATGAAAGATATCCTAAATGGAAAAGTGAAGGATGTCAGAGTATCAAAACGCTTGAAATCACATCCTGTGTGTTTAACAACCGATGGGGCTGTTTCAATTGAAATGGAAAAGATTCTAAATGCAATGCCGAACAACCAAAATGTGAAAGCGGACAAGGTGTTAGAAATTAATGTCCATCACGAGGTTTTTGAATCCTTAAAGAATGCTTTTGAAAAAGATAACGAGAAATTAACGCTATATACAAACCTGTTATACAGCCAAGCATTGTTAATTGAAGGCTTGCCAATTGAGGATCCTGTAGAGTTTACCAATGATATTTGTAAAATTATGGTTTAA